The genomic segment GGCATCGCGGCGAGAATCGGCTGGATCGATCTGATCGGGCTCGACCCCCGCTACCGCGGCCTGGGGGTGGGACGCGCCCTGGTCGAGCGCTTCGTGACGAGCGGGCGGGAACTGCGCGCCCTCAACAAGGTCGCCACGCTCATCGACCTCGGCCAGACGGACGTGCGCGAGTTCTTTCTGCGCCTGGGCCTCCGGCACGGGCCGATGGTCCAGATGGAGATGTCGGTCTGATAGTGCATCGCCGGCCCGCCCCGGCCGGCCAGAGGAGGACGGTCATGCGCTTGCTCATCGCACTGCTGCTCAGCATCGGCACGGCGGTCGCGGCTACCTCGGCGGCGCCGGGCCAGGAGGTCTACAGGATCGGGGCGATCTTCTCCATCACCGGCCCCGGCTCCTCGCTCGGCATCCCCGAGCGTGACACCGCGCTCATGATCGAGAGCGAGGTCAATGCCAGAGGCGGGATCAAGGCGCCGGACGGCCGGCTGCACCCGATCAAGCTCGTCATCTACGACGACGGTAGCGACGAGACCAAGGCCGTCCTGGCCGCCAAGAAGCTCATCGACGAGGATCGGGTCGCGGCCATCATCGGCACCACGCTCAGCGGCACCTCGCTGGCCATCCTCGACACCGTGCAGAAGGCCGAAGTGCCGATGGTCTCCTGCGCGGCGGCCATCAAGATCGTGGAGCCGGTGGCCGAGCGGAAGTGGATCTTCAAGACTCCCCAGAGCGATCACCTGATCGTGGGGGTGCTGGCCGAGCACCTCAAGGCCAAGGGGCTCACCCGGGTGGGCTGGCTCAACGTGGATTACGCCTTCGGCCAACTGGGGTGGATCGAATTCGAGAAGGCGGCCCGGCGCCTGGGTCTCACTGTCGTGGCCAACGAGAAATTCGGCCAGCGGGACGTGGACATGACCGCCCAGCTCACTCGCGTGAAGGCGGCCAACCCCCAGGCCGTCATCGTCTGGTCGATCCCGCCCTCCGCCTCCCTCGCCACCAAGAACTACGCCGACCTCGGGCTGCGAGCGCCCCTGTTCCAGAGCCACGGTGTCGGCAACAAGCGCTACATCGAGCTGGCCGGTCCTGCCGCCAACGGGGTCGTCTTCCCCGTGGGCAAGTTGCTGGTCGCCGAACAGCTCGCCGACGGCGACGCGCAGAAGCCGGTGCTGCTCGCCTATGCGCGCGACTTCGAAGCCCGCTACGGCCCGCGCAACACCTTCGGTGGCCACGCCTGGGACGCGCTCTGGCTCGTGTTGCGGGCGATGGAGACGGCCGGACCGGACCGGGCGGCCATCCGCACAGCCATCGAGGGCACCCGGAACTTCGTAGGGATCACCGGCATCTTCAACTTCTCGCCGACCGACCACAACGGGCTCGACGTGCGGGCCGTCACCATGGTCCAGATCGCCGACGGCCAGTGGAAGGTCGCCCGGTGAGCATTACCGACCAGCTGGCCCAGTACCTCGCCTCCGGGCTGGTGGTGGGGGGCGTCTACGCCCTCATCGGGCTGGGCTTCGTGATCGTCTACAGTGTCACCCGGGTCATCAACTTCGCCCAGGGCGAGATGGTGATGCTGGGCGCGTTGGGTACGGCGACCCTGGTGGAGCGGGGCCTGGGCCTTCCCGCAGCCTTCGCACTGACGGTCGTCGCCGTCGCCGCGCTCGGCGCCGTGCTGGAGCGGGTGGCCGTCCACCCGCTCCGCGCCGGCCCGGCGTTGTCGCTCCTCATCCTCACCATCGGCGCCTCCATCGCCCTCCGGGGCGCGGCGCTGATCGCCTGGGGCACCGACCCCTTCGCGCTGCCCGCGTTCTCCCCGGGGCCGCCCCTTCGCGTGCTCGGGGCCGTGGTCGTGCGGCAGGGGCTGTGGGTGCTCGCCGTCGCTGTCGTCGTCTTCGCACTGCTGTGGGTCTTCTTCACGCGCACCTACCCGGGCACCGCCGTCCGTGCCTGCGCGGTGAACCCCCGCGCCGCCCGGCTCATGGGCATCCGCGTCGACCGCATGTTCCTGCTGGCATTCGCGCTGGCCGGCGCGCTCGGAGCCACCGCCGGCGCCGTGATCGCGCCGATCACGTACGCCACCTACGACATGGGCCTCTTGCTCGGGCTCAAGGGATTCGTGGCCGCCGTGCTCGGAGGCCTGGTGAGCCCGCCGGGCGCCGTCGCCGGCGGTTTCCTGCTCGGCGTGCTCGAGTCCCTGGCCGCCGGCTTCGTCTCCTCCGGCTACAAGGACGCCGTCGCCTTCGTCATCCTCATCCTGCTCGCCCTCGCCCAGGTGGCCGGCTGGCTGCCCTGGCGGGTGGCCGACGAGGCCTGAGCGATGAGCGCTCGCCGACGCTGGGCGGTGCTGGCCGCGGTGGGGGCAGGGCTGGCCGCGCTGCCGTGGCTCGTCGCCTCCGGCTACGTCCTGGGCACGCTCGTCTTCATCGGCCTCAACGCCCTGGCCGCGCTGGGGCTCTCGCTGGTCATGGGCTATGCCGGGCAGGTGTCGCTCGGCCAGGCCGCCTTCCTCGCCCTCGGGGCCTACGTGAGCGGCGTGTTGACCACCACTGGCGGCTGGAACGGCTGGGCCGCGCTCGCCGTCGCCTTCGTCGCCGGCACCCTGACCGCGCTCCTCGTGGGATTGCCGATCTTCCGCCTGTCCGGCCTGCTCCTGGCCATGGCCACGCTCGGCTTCGGCATCATCGTCTACTACGTCCTCGTGAACTGGAGCGCCGTCACCGGAGGGCCGTCGGGGCTCACGGGCATCCCGCCGCTGCGGGTGGGACGCTTCGCCTTCACCACCGACGCCCGCATGCTCTGGCTCACCTGGGCCTGCCTGCTCGTAGCCATGGGGCTCGCCGGCAACCTCGTCGACTCCCGTATCGGACGCGCGCTGCGGGCCATTCACGGCAACGAGGCCGCCGCCCAGGCGGCAGGTATCGACGTGACCCGGCTCAAGCTCGGCGTGTTCGCGCTGGCCGGGGGCCTCACCGCGCTCGCCGGGTCGCTCTACGCTCACTACCTGACCGTGATCAATCCTTCGCCGTTCGGGTTTGTCTACTCCGTCGAGCTGGTGGTCATGGTGGTGCTCGGAGGCGTTTCGAGTCTGTGGGGCGCGGTGCTGGGCGCCGCCATCGTCGTGGTGCTCGTGGAGGGGCTGCGGAGCCTGCTGCCCCGGGTGGCGGCCACACACGGTGCCGCCGAGTACGAGATCATCCTCTTCGGCCTCGCCCTCATGGCCTTCATGGTCTTTCTGCCTCGCGGCCTCAGCGGACTGCGACATTCGCGGCCATGACGGTGCGATCCCTCCTCGACGTCCAGGGTCTCGCCAAGCACTTCGGCGGCGTGGCCGCCGTACGCGGTGTCGACTTCGCCGTCGCCTCCGGCCAGATCAAGGCTCTCATCGGGCCCAACGGCGCCGGCAAGACGACCATCTTCAACATGATCTGCGGCGCCCTGGTGCCCACCCGGGGCCGGGCCTTCTTCCGCGGGGAGGCGCTGCCGGTAGGCCGCCCCGACGCCGTGGCGGCGCGCGGCATCGCCCGGACCTTTCAGCTCGTGCGGCTCTTCGGCGATATGACCGTGCGGGAGCACGTGCTGGTGGGCGGCCATCGAGGCGGGCGCGCGGGCTGGACGGCGTGCGCCCTGCGGACCCGGGCCACGCGGCGAGAGGAGCAGCGCCTGCACGCGCGCGCGGCCGCCGTCCTCGAGCGCGTCGGACTGGCCACTCGCGCCGATGTCCCGGCGGCCGCATTGCCTTATGGCGAGCAGCGGCTGGTCGAGGTGGCCCGCGCGCTGGCCATGGAACCGAGCTTGCTGCTGCTCGACGAGCCGGGGGGCGGCCTCGATGCCGGGGAGCAGGAACGGCTGGCCACCCTGATCCGCGCCATTCGCGACGACGGCACCACGGTCCTTCTCGTCGACCACCACATGGACTTCGTGATGGGGATCTCGGACGAGGTCCTGGTGCTTTCATACGGCCAGAAGCTCGCCGAGGGCCGGCCGGCCGACGTGCGCAGGCATCCGGCGGTGATCGCCGCCTACCTCGGCGAGGAGGCCGCCTGATGCTCGACGTCGTCGGCCTCGACGTCTTCTACGGCCGCGTCCAGGCGTTGCGCGGGGTGAGCCTGCACGTGACCCCGGGCGAGCTGGTCACCATCGTCGGACCCAACGGCGGTGGCAAAACGACGCTCCTGCGCGCGCTGACCGGCCTGGTGCCCGTGCGCGCGGGCACGATCGCGTTCGGCGGCGCCCGCATCAGCGACCAGCCGACCGAGGTCATCGTGCGCCGGGGCCTGGCCCTGGTGCCCGAGGGGCGCGAGCTCTTCGGGCCGCTCACTGTGCGGGAGAACCTCGCGCTGGGCGCCTACCCGTGCGGGCGGGCCGCGCGGCGGGCGCACCTCGGCCCCGACCTCGAGCGCGTCCTCGGCCTCTTCCCGGCCCTACGACCGCGTCTCGGTCAGGCCGCAGCCACGCTGTCGGGCGGGGAGCAACAGATGGTGGCGATCGGCCGCGCCCTGATCAGCCGGCCGCGCCTGCTGCTGCTCGACGAGCCGTCGGTGGGCCTGGCGCCCCTCGTCATCGGCGAGATCTTCCGGGCCCTGGCCGCGTTGAAGCGGGAGGGGCTCACCATGCTCCTCATCGAGCAGAACGCGCGCGCCGCGTTCCGTATCGCCGATCGCGGCTACGCTCTCCGCCCGGGCGGCGTGATCTCGGAGGTGACGGCGAACGGCCATGGTTCCGAGCCGGCCCACGCGTACGGCCTCGTCCTCAGTCGCCAGGAGGCTACCCCATGATCGACGCCACCGCTATCGAACGATCCTCGCGTCCCGACCTCACGGCCCTT from the Candidatus Methylomirabilota bacterium genome contains:
- a CDS encoding GNAT family N-acetyltransferase, translating into MNRPAITVRPVELTDLDDIVRIDEKLTGQTRKDYWQTRLEIAALRPPWMSLVAETDGRLVGFLFGWVGESEFGIAARIGWIDLIGLDPRYRGLGVGRALVERFVTSGRELRALNKVATLIDLGQTDVREFFLRLGLRHGPMVQMEMSV
- a CDS encoding ABC transporter substrate-binding protein, whose translation is MRLLIALLLSIGTAVAATSAAPGQEVYRIGAIFSITGPGSSLGIPERDTALMIESEVNARGGIKAPDGRLHPIKLVIYDDGSDETKAVLAAKKLIDEDRVAAIIGTTLSGTSLAILDTVQKAEVPMVSCAAAIKIVEPVAERKWIFKTPQSDHLIVGVLAEHLKAKGLTRVGWLNVDYAFGQLGWIEFEKAARRLGLTVVANEKFGQRDVDMTAQLTRVKAANPQAVIVWSIPPSASLATKNYADLGLRAPLFQSHGVGNKRYIELAGPAANGVVFPVGKLLVAEQLADGDAQKPVLLAYARDFEARYGPRNTFGGHAWDALWLVLRAMETAGPDRAAIRTAIEGTRNFVGITGIFNFSPTDHNGLDVRAVTMVQIADGQWKVAR
- a CDS encoding branched-chain amino acid ABC transporter permease encodes the protein MSITDQLAQYLASGLVVGGVYALIGLGFVIVYSVTRVINFAQGEMVMLGALGTATLVERGLGLPAAFALTVVAVAALGAVLERVAVHPLRAGPALSLLILTIGASIALRGAALIAWGTDPFALPAFSPGPPLRVLGAVVVRQGLWVLAVAVVVFALLWVFFTRTYPGTAVRACAVNPRAARLMGIRVDRMFLLAFALAGALGATAGAVIAPITYATYDMGLLLGLKGFVAAVLGGLVSPPGAVAGGFLLGVLESLAAGFVSSGYKDAVAFVILILLALAQVAGWLPWRVADEA
- a CDS encoding branched-chain amino acid ABC transporter permease; amino-acid sequence: MSARRRWAVLAAVGAGLAALPWLVASGYVLGTLVFIGLNALAALGLSLVMGYAGQVSLGQAAFLALGAYVSGVLTTTGGWNGWAALAVAFVAGTLTALLVGLPIFRLSGLLLAMATLGFGIIVYYVLVNWSAVTGGPSGLTGIPPLRVGRFAFTTDARMLWLTWACLLVAMGLAGNLVDSRIGRALRAIHGNEAAAQAAGIDVTRLKLGVFALAGGLTALAGSLYAHYLTVINPSPFGFVYSVELVVMVVLGGVSSLWGAVLGAAIVVVLVEGLRSLLPRVAATHGAAEYEIILFGLALMAFMVFLPRGLSGLRHSRP
- a CDS encoding ABC transporter ATP-binding protein gives rise to the protein MTVRSLLDVQGLAKHFGGVAAVRGVDFAVASGQIKALIGPNGAGKTTIFNMICGALVPTRGRAFFRGEALPVGRPDAVAARGIARTFQLVRLFGDMTVREHVLVGGHRGGRAGWTACALRTRATRREEQRLHARAAAVLERVGLATRADVPAAALPYGEQRLVEVARALAMEPSLLLLDEPGGGLDAGEQERLATLIRAIRDDGTTVLLVDHHMDFVMGISDEVLVLSYGQKLAEGRPADVRRHPAVIAAYLGEEAA
- a CDS encoding ABC transporter ATP-binding protein — translated: MLDVVGLDVFYGRVQALRGVSLHVTPGELVTIVGPNGGGKTTLLRALTGLVPVRAGTIAFGGARISDQPTEVIVRRGLALVPEGRELFGPLTVRENLALGAYPCGRAARRAHLGPDLERVLGLFPALRPRLGQAAATLSGGEQQMVAIGRALISRPRLLLLDEPSVGLAPLVIGEIFRALAALKREGLTMLLIEQNARAAFRIADRGYALRPGGVISEVTANGHGSEPAHAYGLVLSRQEATP